The following are encoded in a window of Primulina eburnea isolate SZY01 chromosome 4, ASM2296580v1, whole genome shotgun sequence genomic DNA:
- the LOC140829484 gene encoding protein LIGHT-DEPENDENT SHORT HYPOCOTYLS 4-like encodes MDPITHQINSSSSNIEINTFTITTPASGGSGSSSMMGSPSGSSASSPTTLSRYENQKRRDWNTFGQYLRNHRPPLSLSRCSGAHVLEFLRYLDQFGKTKIHTQLCPFFGHPNPPAPCPCPLRQAWGSLDALIGRLRAAYEENGGKPEANPFGARAVRLYLREVRDSQSKARGISYEKKKRKRLPPPPQPAALPPS; translated from the coding sequence ATGGACCCAATAACCCACCAAATCAACTCTTCAAGTTCGAACATAGAGATCAACACTTTCACCATCACCACGCCCGCATCCGGCGGCAGCGGCAGCAGCTCAATGATGGGTTCACCGTCGGGATCCTCCGCCTCCTCTCCGACGACCCTCAGCCGCTACGAGAACCAGAAACGCCGAGACTGGAACACTTTCGGGCAGTATCTCCGAAACCACCGCCCTCCCCTCTCGCTCTCCCGCTGCAGCGGAGCTCACGTGCTGGAATTCCTCCGTTACCTTGATCAGTTCGGCAAGACTAAAATTCACACTCAGCTTTGCCCCTTTTTCGGGCACCCGAACCCGCCTGCCCCCTGCCCGTGCCCCCTTCGTCAGGCTTGGGGAAGCCTCGATGCCCTCATAGGCCGCCTCCGAGCAGCTTACGAAGAAAATGGAGGCAAGCCCGAAGCTAACCCGTTTGGGGCTCGGGCAGTTAGGCTCTATTTACGCGAAGTTCGTGATTCGCAGTCTAAGGCAAGAGGTATCAGCTACGAGAAGAAGAAACGGAAGAGGCTGCCTCCGCCGCCGCAACCTGCAGCGCTGCCGCCGAGTTAG
- the LOC140829485 gene encoding putative E3 ubiquitin-protein ligase XBAT35 — protein MGQQQSKDQLLYQQVNYGNIEGIKSLRTEGAGLEWIDNEGKTPLVVACMNPELFNVAKTLIELGANVNAYRPGRHAGTPLHHAAKRGLEQTVRLLLSHGANALLINDDCQTPLDVARAKGYSNVVRSIEKHICLFSGWLRELYGPGILERFAPQLLSRKVWVVILPCGSRNLRKPLKLELAIYATNQDAQPRTIFPLWKANLDEPDFNQQDPAAIISDISQSTRIRLAPAHESEKQQLQRFCNACKGIPQVMHPSFPFNNPILNAPATAPLTSEDEEIAMAINASLQSVTIESQPQMIPYSPSQPDASTSSVNPMNTSKNQENHDDGASSSQDTTGSKCEVSTIAPVLENPPPVSVPSAPLADESSDDGPIHYPSIDSIDTNPVDLYAPSVHAISSSTGEMNENGVVSSSCTICLDAPLEGACVPCGHMAGCMSCLNEIKAKKWGCPVCRSKIDRVIRIYAV, from the exons ATGGGACAGCAGCAATCGAAGGATCAGTTGTTGTATCAGCAAGTGAATTACGGAAATATAGAAGGCATCAAATCTCTTCGAACCGAAGGCGCTGGCCTTGAG TGGATTGATAATGAAGGGAAGACTCCCCTTGTTGTGGCTTGCATGAATCCAGAGCTTTTCAATGTAGCAAAAACTTTGATTGAACTGGGCGCAAATGTCAATGCTTATCGCCCAG GCCGTCATGCAGGAACTCCATTACATCATGCTGCAAAAAGAGGTCTGGAACAAACCGTGAGGTTGCTTCTTTCACACGGAG CAAATGCACTTCTAATTAACGATGACTGTCAAACCCCACTTGATGTTGCCAGAGCCAAAGGGTATAGCAATGTTGTACGATCAATCGAG AAGCATATTTGCTTATTCTCTGGTTGGCTGCGAGAGCTTTATGGACCTGGCATTCTGGAACGTTTTGCGCCTCAATTGCTTTCAAGAAAAGT GTGGGTGGTTATTTTACCTTGTGGTTCCCGTAATCTTAGAAAGCCTCTCAAGTTGGAGCTTGCCATATATGCTACTAATCAG GATGCCCAACCACGGACCATTTTTCCACTCTGGAAAGCTAATCTGGACGAACCAGATTTTAACCAGCAAGATCCAGCGGCAATAATATCGGATATATCACAAA GTACACGAATTAGACTGGCACCTGCTCATGAAAGTGAGAAACAACAATTGCAGCGTTTTTGTAATGCGTGCAAAGGAATTCCACAG GTGATGCATCCATCATTTCCTTTCAACAATCCCATCCTTAATGCCCCAGCAACCGCCCCGCTAACTTCGGAAGATGAAGAAATTGCTATGGCAATTAATGCCTCCCTTCAGTCTGTGACGATTGAAAGTCAACCACAAATGATACCTTATTCGCCATCTCAACCAGATGCTTCAACAAGTTCGGTCAATCCCATGAACACCTCCAAGAATCAAGAAAACCATGATGATGGGGCATCTTCTAGTCAAGATACTACTGGAAGCAAGTGTGAGGTTTCTACGATTGCACCGGTCCTCGAAAATCCTCCTCCAGTCTCTGTCCCATCGGCTCCATTAGCTGATGAATCTTCAGATGATGGCCCGATTCACTATCCCTCAATTGATTCAATCGATACAAACCCTGTCGATTTATATGCCCCATCTGTGCATGCCATATCTAGTAGTACAGGTGAAATGAATGAAAATGGTGTGGTTTCTTCATCTTGTACAATATGCCTAGATGCTCCACTGGAGGGAGCTTGTGTGCCATGTGGGCACATGGCTGGGTGCATGTCTTGTTTGAATGAAATTAAGGCCAAGAAATGGGGCTGCCCTGTATGTCGTTCCAAGATCGATCGGGTTATTCGTATATATGCTGTTTAG
- the LOC140829486 gene encoding malate dehydrogenase-like has translation MTKDPVRVLVTGAAGQIGYALVPMIARGVMLGPDQPVILHMLDIPPAAEALNGVKMELVDAAFPLLKGVVATTDVVEACTGVSVAVMVGGFPRKEGMERKDVMSKNVSIYKAQASALEKHAATNCKVLVVANPANTNALILKEFAPSIPEKNITCLTRLDHNRALGQVSERLNVQVSDVKNVIIWGNHSSTQYPDVNHASVKTPAGEKAVRTLVADDEWLNTGFITTVQQRGAAIIKARKFSSALSAASSACDHIRDWVLGTPEGTWVSMGVYSDGSYNVPAGLIYSFPVTCKNGEWSIVQGLSIDEFSRKKLDLTAQELSEEKALAYSCLS, from the exons ATGACGAAGGACCCAGTTCGTGTTCTCGTCACAGGCGCCGCGG GGCAAATTGGATATGCCCTGGTTCCTATGATTGCCAGGGGTGTTATGTTAGGCCCTGACCAGCCTGTGATTCTTCACATGCTGGATATTCCACCTGCCGCTGAGGCTCTTAATGGAGTTAAGATGGAATTGGTGGATGCTGCATTCCCTCTTTTGAAAG GCGTTGTTGCTACAACCGATGTTGTTGAAGCTTGCACTGGTGTCAGTGTTGCAGTAATGGTCGGCGGATTCCCAAGGAAAGAAGGTATGGAAAGGAAAGATGTTATGTCGAAAAATGTTTCCATCTACAAGGCCCAAGCATCTGCTCTTGAGAAGCATGCTGCCACTAACTGCAAG GTTTTGGTTGTTGCCAATCCTGCCAATACCAATGCATTGATTCTAAAGGAATTTGCGCCATCCATCCCAGAGAAGAACATTACTTGCTTGACTAGATTAGACCATAACCGGGCTCTCGGGCAGGTTTCCGAGAGATTGAATGTTCAAGTGTCCGATGTTAAAAATGTCATTATCTGGGGAAATCACTCCTCGACACAGTACCCCGATGTCAACCATGCATCTGTCAAGACACCGGCTGGAGAGAAAGCCGTCCGCACGCTTGTTGCTGATGATGAATG GTTGAACACGGGTTTCATTACAACTGTTCAGCAGCGTGGTGCTGCAATAATAAAAGCCAGAAAGTTTTCTAGTGCGCTTTCTGCTGCTAGTTCTGCTTGTGACCACATTCGTGATTGGGTCCTTGGGACTCCAGAG GGTACTTGGGTGTCTATGGGTGTATACTCTGATGGCTCCTATAACGTCCCAGCAGGGCTCATCTATTCTTTCCCAGTTACTTGCAAAAATGGTGAATGGAGTATCGTTCAAG GACTTTCCATCGATGAATTTTCAAGAAAGAAACTGGATTTGACTGCTCAAGAGCTGAGCGAGGAGAAAGCTTTGGCATACTCGTGCCTCTCTTAA